The DNA region AGTAGCGGAACAGCCGCGAAGGGCCGAAGCGACCATACGCAGAATTGAGACGCATGAAGACGCGCGTGAAGGCGCTCGAAGCGTGCCGCACGTTGAAGCAGAGGTCGACACAGATCAGCGTCCGGCTCGCGCGGTGCAGGAACACCACCTCGTTCAGGCCGGGTGCACCCTGCACGACGAGCTGATCGAGGTCGTCCGCCCAGAGCGACGGCGGCGTTTCCGCGAGCACCTGGTCGACTCGAATCGCGCCGCGCTTCTCGCGCAGTCCTGGCGCGGCGAAGACGAGTGCCCCGGGAAACGCCCGCGCGCTTTCGGCCAGGAAGAGGTGGTGGAGCAGGTTCGGCGCGATCAGCGCGCGCACCGGTCCGAGCGCCTCGATCTCGCCCCGGAGCGCCGCGGTGGACGGCCCGGGCGAATGGACGACCAGACCGCCGTCCGCGAGCCGTACGACGGTGGTGCGGGTACCCAGCTCGAGCCCGCCGACGCGAAGCGGCTGCTCGACGGTCCACAGCCCCGGATCGAGCTCGCGCAGGCCGGTCACGCGCCGCTGTCCGGCTCGCTCGCGCCGCGCTCGCCCGACTCGCGATACTCGGCGCGGAAGGCCGCCTTCCAGTCGGCGAAGCGGCCCGCGACGATCGCCTCGCGCATCTCCGCCATCAGCCGCTGGTAGAAACGAACGTTGTGGATCGCGCCGAGGATCGCGGCGAGGATCTCGTTGGCTGCATACAGGTGGTTCAGATACGCGCGGGTGAACGTCGCGCACGCGTAGCAGTCACAGCTCGTGTCGATCGGATACATGTCGGGGCGGTAGCGGCGGTGGTTCATTCGGATCCGACCGCGGCGCGTGAAGAGCGTCGCCGAGCGCGCGTAGCGGGTGGGGATCACGCAGTCGAACATGTCGATCCCGCGCTCGACGGACTCGACCAGGTCCTCGGGAAGCCCGACGCCCATCAGGTAGCGCGGCTTCGTCTCGGGCAGCAGCGGCGCAGTGATCGAGACGATGCGCTTCAGCTCATCGATTCCCTCGCCCACCGAGACCCCGCCGATCGCATAGCCGGGCGAATCGAAGCGGACGATGCTTCGCGCGCATTCCGCGCGCAGCTCCGGGTACACCGATCCCTGTACGATCGGAAACAGCGCCTGCGTCGAGGCGCCGTGCGCGGCGATGCAGCGCTCGAGCCAGGCGAGCGAGTTCTCGACGCCGCGCCGCGCCAGCTCCCGGCTCGCCGGGTACGGCGTGCACTCGTCGAACGCCATGATGATGTCGGCGCCGAGCGCGTGCTGGATCTCGATCGAGCGCTCCGGAGTGAGCATGACGGTCGAGCCGTCGATCTCGTTGCGGAAGCGTACGCCCTCGGGGCTGATCTCCTTGTGCTTCAGGCTGAACACCTGAAAGCCCCCCGAGTCGGTCAGGATCGGCCCGTCCCACGCCATGAACGCGTGCAGGCCGCCCGCCTTCTTGATCAGGTCCGGTCCGGGACGGAGCAGCAGGTGATAGGTGTTCGCGAGCACGATCCGCGCGCCGGTCGCCTTCACCTGTTCGGGCGTCATCGCGCGCACCGCGGCGTGCGTGCCGACCGGCATGAAGACGGGCGTCGCGACCTCGCCGTGGTCGGTGAAGAGACGGCCGGCGCGGGCCGCACAGCTGCGGTCCGTCGCCTCGAGCGCGAACCGGATCACGGCTCGCGGACGAAGAGCTTCGACCGGCCGACGAGCCGCTCTGGCAGGATCCGGATCGCGCGCTCGGGATCCGCGACCGCGCGGCCGAGCCGCCACGCGTCGACGCCCGTGCCCTGGAGCGCCGCGAGCGTGCGCTCGACGTCGGACTCCGGCACGACCACGGTCAGGCCCACTCCCATGTTGAAGACGCTGGCCATCTCGGCCGCATCGAGCTCGCCGAGCTTCCGGATCAGACCGAAGATCGGCGGAGCCGGCGGCAGGAAGTCGATCTCGAAGCCGACCGGCGCTTCGATCCGGCGGATGTTCAGGAAGCCGTCGCCGGTGATGTGCGCGAGCGCCCGCGGCTGCACGCCCGCCTTCGCGAGCGCCTCGACCTGGGCGACGTAGATCCGTGTCGGGCGCAGAAGCTCGTCGGCGAGCGTCCCTCCGAGCTCTTCGACCCATTCCTCGAAGCCGAGCTTTCGCTGCAGCACGGAGCGCGCGAGCGTGAGCCCGTTCGAGTGCACGCCGTTCGAGGCCACGCCGATCAGCGCATCGCCCGGCCGCACCTTCGAGCCGTCGATCAGGCCGCCCTCGGGCACGATGCCGATCGCCATCCCCACCAGATCCAGCCCGCTTCCCTCGCGCGCGCCGCGCAGCATGGCCGGAATCAGCGCCGTCTCGCCACCGACGATCGAGACACCCGCCTGTCGCGCGCCCTCGCAGAGCCCCTTGCCGATCTGGCCGAAGACCTCGGGGTCGCAGCGCTCGACCGCGATGTAGTCCAGCATCGCGATCGGCTTCGCTCCGACGCAGAGCAGGTCGTTCACGTTCATCGCCACGCAGTCGATTCCGATCGTGTCGTACCGGCCGATGGCTTGCGCGACCAGGAGCTTCGTGCCGACCCCGTCGGTGGTGAGCGCGACGTGCAGCGGGCCGAAAATGATCACTGCCGCGAAGTGCCCGATTCCGATCTCGCTCGCGGCGCCGAACGCCTGCGTGGGGGAGATCTCCAGAATCAGCCGCGCCAGCGCGCGATCCGCTTCGCTGGTGTCCACGCCGCTGCGCGCGTACTCGCTCTGGCTCATTCGCGCCCCGCGCTGATGCAGGAGGTCAGGTGTTCGTCGACTCGCCGCGGCTGCGCCGCAGCCGCGCGCGCCTCGTCTTGGCGCGCAGGCGCGCCCGGTGGCGCACGCTCTTCTTGCGGTTGCGATGGCCCAGCTTGGTCGACTTCTTCATGGCGCCGCGCAGCTTACCCGTCCGGGCGCATCCCTGCCAGCAGCCCGCGCTACGATCGCTGCGTGGGCGCGCGGGGCGAAGGCAGGGGCGAAAGATGAGCGTGCGAGTGCGCGTGCGTCCAGGCGTCCCCGACGCCGCGCTGCGCGTGCTGGCGGAGGCGGGTCTCGGCTTCGAGGTCGGGCCGCTCGACGGCACGGGGGTCGAGGCCCTGCTCTGCCTGCTCACGGATCGGATCGACGCGGGGTTTCTCGCCGCGAACCCGGGCATGCGGATCGTCGCGAACATGGCCGTGGGCACCGACAACGTCGATCTGGCGGCCGCCACGCGGCTCGGAATCGCCGTATCGAACACGCCCGACGTGCTGACCGACGCGACCGCCGACCTCGCCTTCGCGCTCCTGCTCGCCGCGGCGCGCCGCCTGGCCTGGGCCGACCGCTACGTGCGCGCCGGCGGCTTCGTGGGCTGGAACCCGGAGCTCGGCATCGGACTGGACGTGACGGGCCGAACGCTGGGAATCGTCGGTGCGGGCCGGATCGGCCGCGCGGTCGCCGAGCGCGCGCGCGGCTTCCGCATGGAGGTCCTGCTGCACTCGCGCAGCGGTGGTCCGCCGCTTGCCGAGCTGCTAGAGCGCAGCGACTTCGTCTCGCTTCACGTCCCGCTCACGCAGCAGACGCGCCACCTGATCGGCGCGCCGGAGCTCGCGCGGATGAAGCGGACCGCGGTGCTGGTGAACACCGCGCGCGGGCCGATCGTCGACGAGGCCGCGCTCGTCGCCGCGCTTCGCGCGGGCCGGATCGCCGCGGCCGGCCTCGACGTCTTCGAGCGCGAGCCGGCGCTCGCCCCGGGCCTTCGCGATCTGCCGCAGGTCGTGCTCGCGCCGCACGTCGGCAGCGCCACCGTCGCCACGCGCGCTCGGATGGCCGAGGTCGCCGCCCGAAACGTCGTCGCCGCGCTTCGCGGCGAGCCAATTCCGAATCGGGTGGCCTAGACGTGGCGCGCACGTCCGTCGAAAGCGCCGAGCCGCCGCTTCGCGCACGCGTCTACTACGACTTCGCATCGACGCTCTGCTACGTGGCGCACCGCGTCTTCGCCGACCTCGAGCCGGATCTCGCGGCGCTCGGCGTCGAGCTCGAATGGCAGCCGCTCGATCTTTCCGAGCTTCTCGGCTGGCCGCGCGGAGTCGTAGTCGACGAAGCGCGGCTGTCGAACGCCAGCCGCGTCGCAGCGGAGTTCGGAATCGCGGTGCGACCGCTGCCGGTATGGCCCGACTCGCGCGAAGCCCTGGCGGCGGCGCTCGCGCTCGGCCGTGGCCCGCGCGGCGAGGCGTTCCGAGAGCGCGTATTCGCCGCCGCCTTCGAGGAGCGCGTCGACCTCGACGCGCCGGGCGTGGTCGCGAGGTGCGCGCGCGACCTCGGCCTCGCCTTCGATGCGCGCGAGCTCGAGGACGCGTGCGCGACTCTCGAGCTCGGCGCGCGGCGGGCCTCGGAAGAGGGCGTGACGGGCCTGCCGACGATCATGCTCGACACGTTCCCGTTCCCGGGCGTGCAGTCGCGCCAGACCACGCTTCTCGTGCTCGAGCGCTGGGCGCGAAGAAGCCGCGCGGCCAAGCTGGTAGGCTAGGGCGCAAGCGAGGAAGGAGATCCGCATGGACGTTCAGGGTGGCTGCTACTGCGGCGCGGTCCGCTATCGGGCGACGGGCGAGGCGCTGATGCGGGCGCAGTGCCACTGTCGCGAGTGCCAGTACGTCACCGGCGGCAGCCCGAACGTGTTCATGGCGCTACCGGAGTCGGGATTCAGCTACACCAAGGCGCAGCCGAAGGTGTTCCGCCGCAAGGACCTGCCCAATCCGGTCACGCGCGAGTTCTGCGCGGAGTGCGGCACGCACCTGGTCTCGCGCGCGCCCGGCCTGCCGGGTGCGGTCATCCTGAAGGTCGGCACGCTCGACGATCCGAGCGCGTTCGGCGGTCCGCAGATCGCGATCTTCACCGTCGACAAGCAGACCTTCCACCAGATTCCCGCCGGCGTGGCCGCGTTCGAGCGGGTGCCGGGCTGAGCTCGCCGCACTCGCCGCCAATGGCCAAGGCGATGGATCTGCCCACTCCGGGACCCGTCTCGCTCCTGCGCGAGGGGCTCGGACTGCTGGAGCTGCCGCGGCTTCTGCTGCGCTTTCCCGAGCTCGCGCGCATGCCGCGCGGATCCGGCCAGCCGGTCATGGTCCTGCCGGGATTCGGCGCGAGCGACGGCTCGACGTTCGTGCTGCGCTCGTATCTGCGCTTCCTGGGCTATCAGGTCCGAGGCTGGAGGATGGGCGTGAACACCGGACAGGTCGCCGAGCTGCTGCCGCGCGTCCGCCGACGCGTGGCGAGCGCGGCCGATCGCGCGGGCGACCGGGTGCGGCTGATCGGCTGGAGCCTTGGCGGAGTGCTCGCGCGCGAGGTCGCGCGCGAGGCGCCGGACCTGGTGCGCAGCGTGAACACGATCGGCTCCCCCATCGTCGGCGGGCCGAAGTACACCGCCGTCGGTCGCATCTACGCGCAACGGGGCGTGGATCTCGACGCGCTCGAGGCCGAGATCGAGGGCCGCGAGGCGACGCCGATCCGCGTGCCCATCACGGCGATCTGGTCGCGCGCCGACGGCGTCGTCGCCTGGCAAGCGTGTGTCGACAGGCGCAGCCCAGAAGTGGAGAACGTCGAGGTCGTGGCCACGCACCTCGGGCTCGGCTTCGCAGCCGACGTGTACCGGGTCGTCGCGGAGCGCCTGCCGCGATGAAGCTCTACGTCTTTCCCGTCGCCCCGAATCCGACCCGGGTGCGCCTGTATCTGGCCGAGAAGCGCGAAGCGGGTGGCGCGATCGCGGTCGAGGAAGTGACGGTGAGCCTGCCACGCTCGGAGCAGAAGTCGCCCGAGCACCTGGCGCGCAATCCTTTCGGGCGCCTGCCAGTGCTCGAGCTCGACGACGGCTCGTACCTCACGGAGTCACTCGCGATCATGGAATATCTCGAAGAGCTCCACCCGGAGCCGTCGCTGATCGGCCGCAATCCAGTGGAGCGTGCGAGGGTCCGCGAGCTCGAGCGCATCTGCGAGCTCGGCGTGCTGCTTCCCATCGCGCAGATCGTGCACGCGACACGCTCGCCGCTGCGCCTGCCTGCGCGGCCCGAGGTGGCGGCGCATTTCCGCGAGGCCCTGCCGCGCGTCCTCGAGTTGCTCGACGCGAAGCTCGCCGACGACCGTCCGTTCCTGGCGGGCGCGGGCCCTACCGTCGCGGATTTCGCGCTCGCGGCCGCGTTCCAGTTCGGCCGCTTCGGGGGAGTCGAGATCGAGGCCCGGTTCGAGCGGATCGCGCGCTGGGACCTCGCCTACCGCGAGCGACCCGCGGCGAAGGCCGTGCTCGTCATCTAGCGCGAAGCGCTCGTGTCGTGAGACGGCCTGGCTGTCGCGATCGCCAAGGCGAGGCGCCGTAGCCCGACTCGCGCCGTTCAGTTGGGCGCTGATATCACCGAACCGACGGCATGACCCTGGGAAAGCTGTCCGTCGGCCGGATGATCCTGCTCATCTGCATCTCGTTTCTGATCCCGATCGCGCTCTCGACCTCACTGCTGATGCGATCGCTCTCGGCGAAGGTCCATCACGCCGAGCTGGAGCGCGCGGGCGTGGCGGAGCAGAGCGTGCTCGCCGACATCCTCGTCGGTCTCGCCGAGTACGCGCACCGCGCACGAACCGGTGACTCGCTCGAAAAGCCGCGTGCGAACGTCTCCGCCGGTTTCGCCGCTCTCGCCAGCGCGCAGGAGGAGTCGGCCGAGAAGCTCGCGACGACGCCCGAGGCGCTCGGCGCGGTCGATCTCGGCGCGCTCGCGCCGGCGGCGCTCGAGGCGCAGTTCCGCAGCCTGGACAGGGATCTTCCGAGCCTTGCCGGATTCGAGCGAGAGACCCGGCTGCGCGATCTTCTTCTCGGCGTGCGCGGCCTGATCGAGTACATCGGCGACAGCTCGATGCTGATCCAGGATCCCGACCTCGATTCCCGCTACCTGATGGAGCTCACGACCGCCACGATTCCGCAGAGCATCCTGCACATCGACGCGGCTCTGACGGTCGCGGCGCGGACCAGCCCCGGCGCGAGCCTCGCGGACAAGGATCGCGAGGAAGTGACCAGCCTGGGCCTGGTGATCTCGCAGGGCGATCTCGATCGGGTGAGCCTGCAGGCGACCAAGGCTCTGCGCGCGAACGCGAACGGCGGAAGTCCCAGCGAAGCGCTGCAGCGCGACCTGCCACCGGCGCTGCACGGCCACGGGCTCGCGCTCATCGACGCGAAGCAGAGCACCGTGCAACTCGCCTTCACCGCCGATGTGGGGGCGTACGCGCAAGAGTTCTCGCAGTCCGTGCTCGGGTCGCTGGCGCAGAGCCACGCGCTCTGGCACACCGCCGCCGCCGGGCTAGACGATCTGCTCGCGACGCGCGTCGCGGGTCTGTCGCGCGGACGCGCACTCACGCTCCTCGTCGTCTTCGCTTCGCTCGCTCTCACCGCGCTCCTGGCCACTCGGATCGCGCTCAACATCACGCGACCGCTCGCGCAGGCGGTCATGGTCGCCGGCTCGCTCGTCGGAGAGGAGACCGCCACGAGCGGTGGCGACGCCTCGCAGGCCGGCACCAGCGAGATCCTGCGCGCGACGCACGCGCTCGGCCGGCTCGCGGGCTCGCTCAAGGATCTGGTCGGTCGCGTGAAGGGCACCGTCGAGAATCTCGGGAATTCGGTCGAGGCGCTCGCGCCGGTCGCCGAGCAGATCGAGCAGAGCTCATCGCAGCTCGGCGAGAATTTCCGCGAGATGGACGACGCGAGCGAAGCGGCCGCGCGAAGCCTTGCGACGGCCGCGTCGGCCGCCACCCAGGCGAGCCGCGGCGTCGACGAGCTCGCCGCGGGTGCGAGCCGCGTGAGCAGCGACATGGAGGCCGCGCGCGCCAACGTGGAGTCGGTGAACGAGGCGATCCGCTCGGTCTCGACCGCGGTCGAGGAGCTCTCGATGTCGCTCTCCGACGTCGCCAGGAGCTCCAACCACTCCGCGGGAATCGCGAACGGCGCTGCGCGCAACGCTCGGGAGACGACGGCGGCGTTCGACAAGCTGCGCGTCGCGGCGGAGGAGATCGGAAACGTGGTCGGCGTGATCAGCGACATCGCCGATCAGACCAACCTTTTCGCGCTGAACGCCCGGATCGAGGCGGCGAGCGCCGGTGAGGCGGGCCGCGGCTTCACGGTCGTCGCCAACGAGGTCAAGGAGCTGGCGCGTCAGACCGCGCTGGCCACCCAGGAGATCGAGGAGCGCATCCACTCGATCCAGTCGAGCACGCGCGCGGCCGTGGACGCGACCGAGGGGATCGTCCGGATGATCGACGAGATCCACGAGAACACGCGCTCGATCGTGATCGCGGTCGAGGAGCAGACCAGCACCAGCTCGGAGATCTCCTCGAATCTCTCGGAGGCTGTGAATCGCACCGACGCGATCTCGCGCGCCGTCGCGAGCGCCGCCCAGGCGAGCGCGCAGTCGGCGGCGGGAGCGGTCGAGCTCTCGAGCCTGGCGTCGCGAATGTCCACCTCGGTGGCGGATGCGTCGCGGAGCGCAAACGCGGTTCGCGCGGTCGGAGGCCGGGTCGATGGCGCAGCCAAGGAGAACCGCGAGGTCTCCAAGGTCGCGCTTGGCGCCGCGCAGCGCGTGGTCGAGGAGCTCGAATCCCTGCGCGCGCTGCTGCGCGAGTTCTCCTAGCCGACCGGATCGCGCCCGGTTTCTCGTGCCAGCCCGACGACTTTCGCGCGCACTTGCGCCTTCGTTCCCGCCCTCCGAGGGGGCGACACGGACGAGCGTTGACACCCGGCGCCCCGGCGTCGTCTAATCCACCCAGTCGGTGGGTGATTCGTCAGGCCGGAGGCCGTGGTGTCGCGGTTGTTCTTGGTCGCCTTGGTGTCGCTGGTCACGGGTGTCGCGGGGAGCGCAGGTGCGCTTCAGCTCACGGTCGAGCAGAGCTTCCCGCTGAACGGAGCGCCGGGAGACGCCGAGGACATCGCGGTCATCTACGACGGAGCCAACGCGGGCATCTACATCCCGCACGACAGCCAGGGCCTGGTCACGGTGCTCGACGTGAACACCGGCGCGTTCCTGTACAACTTCAGCTTCAACTTCGGCACGTTTCCGCACACCGAATTCCGCGCCATGGACGTGCTGCCCAACGGAAATCTGATCATCGGGCAGCACGACGTGAACTACGTGCGCGAGTTCGTGATCCCGGGGAATCCGGGAGACGGCAGCGTGCCCATCGCCACGCCCGGCACGATCAATTTCGCCCTGCCCAACCATCCCGACCATCCCGACCTGAACCAGGCGTTCGACGAGTTCGAGGCGATCACGGCGTTCGCGCGGCCGTCGGACGGGCAGGTGTTCCTGCTCATCGGCGAGGAGGGGCGGACGCCGACGGGCCAGAGCACGGAGGCACCCGGCGAGGTGTACCTGGCGCAGGTCTCCGGCTCCGGGATCACCGGCTTCACGAAGCTCTTCGATGTACCGCTCGCCGACAACTTCGACGATCTCTCCGGCCTCGACGTGATCAACATGGTCTTCGACGGCGCCGGCAACATCGACCTTGCGAACTCCACCGTGATCATGACCGACGACAGCTCGGGCAGCGACTCGAGCGCGTTCGTGCTCAACCTGCTCGGTCAGATTCTGGAGAGCCTCGACGGGCCGGGCGCTGGCATCACCGCGAACTTCGAGAGCGAGTTCGGCCAGCCGTGGCGCGATGCCGAGGGCGTCGACTACGACGCGGCGACCGGGAAGATCACGGTCTTCTTCAGCGATGGAGCGAGCGGCACGCCGGCGATCGTGCGCTTCGACAGCGTGCTGGAAGCGCCGCCCGCTCCCGAGCCCGCGCTTCTCGGCCTGCTCGGCGCGGGACTCGGCGCGCTCGCGCTGCGCCGCGCGCGGAGCTCCCGGCTCTAGAACAGCGGTTCGAGCTTCGCGGCGGTGCCGACCGCGTGCAGACGGAGTCCGGTCGCCGCGGACTCGGGAAGCTGCGCGAACGGATCGAGCGTGATCTCGAGCCCGACGACCGCGTTCGCACCGAGCAGCCGCGCCTTGTCGCGCAGCGACTCGAGCAGCTCGCGCTCGGCCTTGCTCCAGGCCTCGGAGCGGTCCTCGACCTGGTCGTCCTGGAGGAAGAGCTCCGAGCTGATCGGTCCGAAGTAGGCCGCGGCGCGCGTGCCGCTCACCCACGGGGACGTGTAGAGCTCGACATCGTTCTCGGAGTCGAGCGGTGCGCGGGACTGCGTCTCACCCACGAACTGAGCTATCGGCAGTCGCGCCGGCAGACTGTACGTAGATTCGTGTCGGGCGAGCGCTCGTCGACACCGCGCCTCTCGGGTATCTTCCGCGCGCTTGCGGGGGGAGTTGCGGGTGCGGGTGAATCGACCAGATGCCGCCGTGCTGCGCCGGGTCTGCATGGCGCTGTCGTGCGCGCTTGTCGTCGCCTGTGCCCGGCCCGAGAGCGGCCCCGCCGCTCCGTCCGACGCGGCTGGCGTCGCGCCGATCGTCGCGCGGGCCGAGGCGGCGCTCGCGAGCGGCGATCTAGACACCGGAATCGATTCCTACCGCGAGGCGTTCGAACGCACGCCCTGGAACACGCGAATCGCAAGCTCCCTGGTCGCGGCGTACGTCGCGCGCGCGGAGCAGAAGCGCGTGAAGCCCGGCGGCCCCAAGGGACTCGCGCTCGCCGACGCCGACCTGCGCGCGGCGCTCGCCATCTCGCCGGAGGATTCCGAGCTCGGGCGCAGCCTCGCCGTGGTGCTGCTCGAACGCGCAGCCATGGAGCGCGACGACGCCGAAGTCGCGCGCCTGCGAGAAGAGGCGAGCGGCCTCGCGCCCGACCTGGTCGCGCAGACGCCGATCGTGCGGCTGTCGGTCGAGCGGCGGCTCGACGTCGCCTACGACCTGCTCGAGCGGGGACAGCTCGACGCCGGCCTCGACCAGCTAGAGGCCCTGCTGCGCGAGTATCCGCAGAGCGCCGAGGCCTCGCGGCTGCTCGCGCAGGCGCTGGTGCGAAAGGGGAGCCTGCAGACGCAGCGCGCCGACTACGCCGGCGCGAAGCAGAGCTACGCGCGCGCGGTCGAGCTCTATGCGCAGCTGTCGCCCTGCGACGGCACGCGCTGCGATCGCGCGGAGCTCGAGCTCGCGCACCGCAACCGGATCAGCTCGGCGCTCGATTCCGGGAGCTTCGACGCGGCTCGGGCGGCGCTCGCCGAGGCCGAGAGCCTCGGGCTGACCTTTCCCGACCTCGAGCGCAGGTGGCCGGAGCTCCGCTCGCCCTGACCATCCCGCGCCCGGCCCCTGCTATTCTGGCGGGCGAATCACGGGGAGGTTCGTCATGGCGGTTCACGGCGGCAAGCTCGCGGCTCGCGCGCTCCGGCTCGCGGGAGTCGATTGCATCTTCACGCTCTCGGGCGGGCACGTGATGGCGATCTACGACGGCGCGCTCGACGAGGGCATCCGGGTCATCGACGTTCGGCACGAGCAGGCCGCCGTTCACGCGGCCGACGCCTACAGCCGGCTGAACCCCGGCAAGCTCGGCTGCGCGGTGCTCACGGCCGGCCCCGGCGTGACCGACGGCGTGACCGGCATCGCCAACGCCTGGCGCGCGAACAGCCCGATTCTCGTGATCGGCGGGCAGGGCCCGTTCTCGAACCTGCGCCGTGGGTCGCTCCAGGAGATGGACCACGTCTCGATGATCCGCCCGATCTCGAAGTGGGCGGACGCGTGCTACGACACCGCGCGAATTCCCGAGTACATCGAGCTCGCCGCGCGCCACGCGACCTCCGGCGTGCCCGGCCCGGCCTTCCTCGAGATCCCGATGGACGTGCTGATGGGGCAGTCCGAGTTCGAGAAGGTCTGGTTCCCGAGCTTCCGCAGCGCTCCGCGCCAGGCTCCGGATCGCGCCGACGTCGTGGCCGCGCTGCAGATCCTGGCCGGCGCGAAGCGCCCGATCATGATGGGCGGCACGGGGGTGAAGTGGTCGCAGGGCGGCGCCGCGATGCGCCGCTTCGTCGAGGAGACCAAGCTCCCGACGTTCCTGAACGGAATGGGGCGCGGGCAGCTCCGTTTCGACGACCCTCAGTTCATGAACCGCTCGCGCAAGGACGCGATGAGCCGCTGCGACGTGTTCGTGCTCGCCGGTTCGCCGCTCGACTTCCGGCTGCGCTTCGGCAAGGCGATTCCGGCCAACGCAAAGATCGTGCAGCTCGACATGGAGAACACGCTGATCGGCCAGAACCGCTCCGCCGACGCGGCCATCGTCGGCAACCTCGGCGTCGCGTTCGAGCAGATGCTGCAGATCATGAAGGAGGAGTCGCTCCGGCTCGACTTCACCGCCTGGCGCGACGAGCTGCGCGCGATCGAGGTCAAGATCGAGGCCGGCTTCCAGAAAGAGCTCTCGTCCGACGAGGTGCCGATCGACCCGCTGCGGATGTGCCGCGAGATCCGCGACTTCATCGACG from Deltaproteobacteria bacterium includes:
- a CDS encoding acetolactate synthase gives rise to the protein MAVHGGKLAARALRLAGVDCIFTLSGGHVMAIYDGALDEGIRVIDVRHEQAAVHAADAYSRLNPGKLGCAVLTAGPGVTDGVTGIANAWRANSPILVIGGQGPFSNLRRGSLQEMDHVSMIRPISKWADACYDTARIPEYIELAARHATSGVPGPAFLEIPMDVLMGQSEFEKVWFPSFRSAPRQAPDRADVVAALQILAGAKRPIMMGGTGVKWSQGGAAMRRFVEETKLPTFLNGMGRGQLRFDDPQFMNRSRKDAMSRCDVFVLAGSPLDFRLRFGKAIPANAKIVQLDMENTLIGQNRSADAAIVGNLGVAFEQMLQIMKEESLRLDFTAWRDELRAIEVKIEAGFQKELSSDEVPIDPLRMCREIRDFIDEDTILIGDGGDIVAQAAKVVPVMKENCWMDPGPLGTLGVGMPFALAAQVSFPDKKVLIIYGDGSFGLNGFEYDTAIRFGLPIVGIVGNDAAWGQMLRPQIGIYGKERAVATYLRPTRYDKVVEALGGHGEHCERPEQIRPALERAFASGKPALINVMIRRDESEPKGSTYV